The DNA window GAAGAGCGGTTAAGTTGATTTCAGCAAGGGTAGGACGAAAGTGTATAGACATTATCCTTGCGTTTATAGGTTGTTTTCCGTTATCTGACAACTATTCGTTTATATGACAAATTCTATCCATTTTATTGGTCACGCCTCGGTATTGGCTAAATTGGGCGGCCAAAATTTTTACATTGATACTAATTTTTCTACCAAACTATTGGGTGTATCTAAGCGCCAAATTCCTGTGGGTATTGATTTAAGTAATTTGCCTCAACCCACAGCTCTACTGGTAACACACGCCCATTACGATCACCTCGATTTACCTTCGTATAAATATTTTTCACAAAATATTCCTATTATATGCCCAGAAGGCTTAGGCAGCCTTATTTCCAAATTTTTGCACAACCCTGTTACCGAACTTAAATCCGGCAGCACGCACACTTTTGGTGATGTTAGCATTCATGCCGTTCCTACCAAACATTATGGTTTTAGGTTATCGGGCCTTACTTACAGAAATTGTTTGGGCTATGTCCTGGAACATAAAAATCATACAATCTATCATCCCGGCGATACAGCCTACGGCCCTCATTTTAAGGAAATTGGCCAAAAATTTAAAATTGATACGGCTTGTCTGCCTATTGGTGCTTATCGCCCTTTGTGGATCATGAAAAACCGCCACATGGGACCCGAAGATGCTTTGCAGGCTTTTGATGACCTGCAAGCCAAAGCCATGATCCCTATTCATTGGGGCAGTTTTAAACTGGCATTGGATGGGCTTAACGAATCGCTCGAAATTCTTAAAACCAAAATCAGCGGCACTCCCATGGCTTCCAAAATAAAAATCTTAAATGCCGGAGAAAAACACCCGCTAAATAGTTAGTTCAAACGTAATTTGATCATACAGTAAAACGGGTTTTTTTTGGCCTCTCGCACCTTTAGTCTCTTCCATTTCTACAAGCCCTATTTGCGATAAAAAATTAAGATCATCCGCTACGTTTTTAATGTCTTTTTTTAACCCTTTGGCCACCTGATAAATAGAATGCGGTTTATCTGTTTTAATATAATGCAATAGCTTAAGCCTTTCGGGCGTCAGTATTTTACGCATAGCTTCCATATCTTCAAAATAAACACCTTCTTGCGGTTTTACTTTTTTTCCGGCCTGAATTTTCTTTAAAACATCCGCAACATTTTTAAGACTGTCTTTTAACGAACGAATTTTAAATTTTTTCACTTTCATTTTTTATCCTTTCTACATCTTGCTCAAAATCTTTAATCAACTCATCAATACTCTTAAAAGCATATTGTCTTTCCTCGTATCCATAATGCACATGTGGACCTTTAGGAAAATGATTATCATATCCAACAAGTACCTTCCCATTTTTTACATAAAAAAATGAATATCGAAATCCAAAAGGGTACTGGATAGATACTGGGATTTTCCATACTTTCATCTCGGTAATGGAACCGTCTTTATAAATGTTTTTGTCACGTAATATCGATATTGCTTTCATATATAGGGTATCATAGGCCAAACATCAAGCCAAGACCCCTTTTTACAAAGCAAGGAGCATGCCAAAATTAAATAACTGATTTTTATAGGATTATTTTTTAAATTAAAATACAGAGTCTCATTTTCGGACTGCCACAATCTCAAAATCGGACTCCCTTGACATCGAGGCCCAATAGGAGTTAGCAAGGGTCATGGATATTGTGGTGAATGGTAACCATCAAAAAGTAGAACATGGTACTAGCCTTTTAGCGCTACTGGAACACTTACAGGTAAACCATTCCAATATTGCAATAGCCATTAACGAAAATATTGTTCCAAAATCGGAATATACAACTAAATTATTAAACCATGACGATAAGATTGAAATTATCCGTCCTGTGGGGGGAGGCTAAGTATGAGTAACCCCATTGTTGTTATTGGCGGTGGCGTTATTGGCTTATCTATTGCCCATCATTTGGCCTTTAGACACCAAGATGTTCTTGTTGTTGAAAAAAATACCTGTGGCAGCGGTGCATCGCTTAAAGCAGCCGGGATGATTACGCCTGCATCGGAAGTGGTATTTGGTGAAGAAAAACTGCTCAATCTTTTCATAGAAAGTCACAAACGCTACCCCGGTTTTGTTAAAAAACTCCAAACCCTTTCCGATTTATCGGTAGATTTTATTGCCAACGGTTCTCTTACCGTAGCACTCGATCAGGATGATTTAAAAGAAATGAACCGGATTTTTGAATTTCACAAAAAACTGGGATTGCCGGCCGAAAAATTATCTAAAAAACAATTATTGCAGATGGAGTCTTATCTTACGTCCGATTGTGTAGAAGCCCTTTATAGTAATAACGAGTATTGTATTGATAACCGCAAATTGGTTAATGCTTTGGTACGCGCCATTAAAGTACAGGGCGGAAAAATTTTGGAAAATACCCACGTTACTTCTATCGCTCGCGAAAAAAACGGTGAGTATATTCTCCATAACACCAGTACTCCTATTAAGGCTTCGCAAGTAGTGCTGGCCAGTGGTGTAGAAACATATCCATCCAGCGAACTTACTAAAAATATACCGGCCCTGCGCCCTGTAAAAGGCCAGGCTCTGGAATTAAAAACGGTGCTGGACCATCCCATTACACGCCCTATCCGCACCATTCATCGTTTTCCCATGTATTTGGTGCCCCGAAGCGACAATCGTTTAATTTTAGGCGCCACCAAAGAAGAAATGGGCTTTGATGCCCGGGTTACCGCGGGGGCCATGCTAGAACTTATTTATGCTGCCTCGCGTACGCTGCCCATGGTAGAAGAAATGGAAGTATTAAGCAGCTGGGCTGGTCATCGTGCGGCTTTTCGTGATCATGCCCCCGTGTTAGGCCCCATTGACGATGAAAATTTTGTACTGGCCTTGGGTTTTTACCGTCACGGCATTATGCTCACCCCTCTTATTGGAGAAATTATTGCCGATTACTTAACCGAAAGAAAATATTCTCCCTTTATGGATGAATGGGGGATGGGCCGTTTTAAATGAACGATTTACTCACCATAGCCGGAAAAAGTTTTTCTTCTAGATTGCTGCTGGGCACCGCCTCCTATCCCAATTTAGATATACTGACACGTGCCATAGAAGCATCCGCCACACAAATTTGTACAGTTGCCATCCGTCGCATTAATTTAGCTGAAACAGGTGATGAAGGTTTGATCAAATTATTAGTCGATAAAAAGCTGCATCTTTTACCCAACACTGCCGGCTGCTATACAGCCCGCGAAGCCGTGCTCACCGCCAAACTCGCGCGTGAAGCTTTAAACACCAACTGGATTAAACTAGAAGTGATTGGCGATAAATATTCGCTCTATCCCGATACCCAGGAACTGTTAAAGGCTACCGAAGAATTGGTGAAAGACGGGTTTGTGGTGTTGCCCTACACTACGGATGACCCGGTAGTGGCTAAAAAATTATGCGATGCGGGAGCGGCTGCTGTAATGCCCTTAGGAGCTCCCATTGGCAGTGGGCGTGGCATTGTTAATCCTATCAATATTGAGCTTATTAAAAAACAAAGCAGCGTGCCGGTTATTTTAGATGCCGGCATTGGATCGGCCTCGCACGCAGCTTTAGCCATGGAATTAGGCTGTGATGCCGTGCTTTTAAACACCGCCGTTGCGAACGCTCAAAACCCGGTATTGATGGCTGGGGCTATGAAAGATGCGGTTAATGCCGGCAGAGCCTGCTTTTTAGCCGGGGCTATCCCACAAAAAAAGATGGCCACCCCTTCCAGCCCCACCAAGGGAAAAATAAACTGGTCTTAAAAATTCTATAAAAAATCACGCAACTTTTTTCTTGAACAGCCGATATTAATTATGCTGACTGATCAGCTTATTTATAAGGAGTTGTTATGACATGGTTTTTAGGCGGCGCAGGCCCTATTACTGGAGTATCAATACCATTAAATGGAGAGGCTCCCAAACTTACTTTTGGGGTTGATGCTAGACTCACTTATCCTTTAGAGCTCCGTAACGGTCATCATATTCAGTTTACTCTTCAAGCCGAACCAACAGCACTAATCCCTACTACCGCTAGCCCTGTTCAAGGCGCATTTCCTGTACGTGTGGGCGCCGAGTATGCATGGCCTACACCCGCAGCCAATTCTCATGCGGGCGTAAGTCTTTTGGCTGGTCCTTCATGGCATACTGCTGGTGGCCCACCCGTTGCTGATATAAAAACAGAAGGTCACTATAGTACACATTTGTTTTATGGAGGACCAACAGTCACAGTAAGTGCCCACACGGGGAATTCTTCCGTACCTGCAGCCATAAGCGCAGGAGCAGGCTGGCTGTTTCAATTTTAAGGAATCGCTTTAAAGCCATAAATCCAATTATTGACTCCCTATTCATTCCATGATTTAGAAAACCACTAACGAAAGGTTTTTATGCGCGCGGAATGGATTTTAAAAAGAAAACAAGACAAAACCCCCACTCAAATTTTTTATGCCCGTCATCATGTTATTACCGAAGAAATGCAGCACGTGGCTAAAACCGAAAACTTATCGCCCGAATTTGTGCGCCAGGAAATAGCAAAAGGCCGCATGATTATCCCGGCCAACAAAAATCACAAAAATTTAGTCCCTATGGCCATCGGCATCGGCAGCCTGTGTAAAATTAATGCCAATATCGGTAACTCGGCTGTTACCAGTAAAATTGATGAAGAACTCGAAAAACTGCACGCGGCCGTTCATTTGGGTGCCGACACCGTGATGGATTTATCCACCGGCGGCAATATTCCCGAAATACGCAAGGCTATTATTGAAGCGAGCCCCGTTCCTATTGGTACGGTACCCATTTACGAAGCGTTAAGCCGTGTTAAAAAAGTATCGGATCTCAATATTGATATCATGCTAGAAGTCATTGAAGAACAGGCCGAACAAGGTGTGGATTACATGACCATCCACGCCGGTGTGTTAGAAGAATTTTTACAATACATCCCCGGCCGCATCACCGGCATTGTAAGCCGCGGTGGTTCCATGCTGGCAAACTGGATTAAACACAACAAAAAAGAAAACTTTTTATATACGCATTTCGATCGCATCTCGGAAGTTTTAGCCAAGCACGATGTGAGTTACAGTTTAGGCGACGGTTTACGCCCCGGTTGTTTGGCCGATGCATCGGATGAAGCTCAATTTGGCGAATTAAAAGTGTTGGGCGAACTCACCTTAAAAGCCTGGGAAAAGAATGTTCAGGTGATGATTGAAGGCCCAGGCCATGTTCCCGCCGATCAAATTGAAATGAACGTGAAAAAACAAATGAAGCTGTGCCACGAAGCACCCTTTTATGTGTTGGGACCTTTGGTGACAGACATTGCTCCCGGTTACGATCACATCACCTCGTCTATTGGGGCCACCCTGGCCGGAACAGCTGGTGCTGCCATGTTATGTTACGTGACTCCTAAAGAACATTTAGGACTTCCCAACGCCGAAGACGTGCGCCAGGGTGTGGTGGCTTATAAAATTGCGGCCCATGCATCGGATGTAGCGCGTCACCGTTTAGGTGTACGTGATCGTGACGATGCTCTCTCTCGTGCCCGTTACAATTTTAAATGGAAGGAACAGTTTGCTCTTTCGCTAGACCCCGAAACCGCCCAGCGTATGCACGACGAAACCTTGCCGCAAGACTCTTTTAAAGAAGCCCATTTTTGTTCCATGTGCGGCCCCAAATTTTGCAGCATGAAAATTACGCAGGATATGGATAAGATTGCTGTATAACAAAAAAATGATTTACCTCTTTTACAGAGTCCCGCACGAGCATCTTTGCATGATTAAATTTTTAATCGAGGCCTATGAAAATTTAATGGATATTTCGACGGTAGAAAACTATCCCACCGATTCTAAAATTCAAATTAGAGTGGCGTCGGACTTTTTAAACGATTGTCTGGATATTTTAGCCGATATGGAAAAACGTTTTCCCATGACACGCCTAGATGACAATCAAACCGTGTCGCAGGGTAATTATTAGTCATCCACCAACTGCGGCAATCTTAAAATAACATAAGGCTGATTGGCCCAATAACCACTGTCATAGCTGGCAAGGGCCGGCCCCGTGCTTGTTTGCGATCCATAAAAAGTTTTAGCATCCGGATCATCAATAATCCCTACATGTGATGGAAATAATATAACATCTCCTGGCAACACTTCTTCAGAACGATCTACTCTTACAAAACCCTGCGCTACCCAACCCTTCTCACCTACCTTAGTATTCACATATTGAGCATCTGGGGGTAACGCATTACTTTCGCCAAGCACTCTAAACACAAAATGCGAACAATCAATGCCGCGTTTATTTTCTGAATCGTATTTTAATCCCAAACCCACAATACGCTTGCACGAATCTAAAATATTTTCTCGAATACCGTCTTCCTCATTTATATTTCCTGTATCGTCTACCACCTCTTCCTGAGTAATTTCGGAGTCTAATAAAGAAACAGAATCAGCCTGCGAGGGTGTTGCTTGTGGTACGTCGGGAATAACAGAAGAAACAGGATTTCCAAAAAGCTTACTCGCAAACGAACACGAGCCCGTTGTTTTAGGTACAAACAAATAAGCCGCCCCCAAAGCGTACGATGTAGAACTCTGAATAAATTCCTTTTCGCTTTCCGGAAGAAACGGATCACCAGCAGGAGTCTCAGAGGGGCCAGATTGTGGGCGCACGTAGACCATAGGGCCTAAAAATGCAAGCCTCATGCCATATAAATACCTTGAAATTATTATATTTTTTTATATTTTAGGCACAATTTTGGTGAGTAAAACCCTCAAGCTGTGGATTAACCCCTACAACATAAAATAAGCATATAAATCAGGCTTTAAGCTCTTATTTTAAAAAAATAGCACAACTTTTAGACTGGTCTGGTCGATAATAAAACCGGATGGACAACTTATGACAACATCATTATCATACTCCGACTTAAATCTTCCTCAAAACCTTGAAATGCTCAGCTACGATGAGTTTCAAAATTGGCTTTTAGATCCTTTTTCCAACAGCACCCAACTGGGCATGCGCGAACAATTTGAACTTACCCAGGCCATTCAACATGCCTTTTCGGGTTACATGATTGGAAGACCCAGCCCTGAAGAATTTATGGCTGTGCTCGCTACTATCCCGGGTTTTCAAAAAACATCGTTAGGCAGTGGCACGTGGATGAATTTATCGCACTACACAGATCATCTTGCCCCTACCCCTAGTTTCACAAGCCCACAGGTTGAGTCACGCTATAGGCAAGAAGCGCAACGTACAGAACAAGCAGACATTCAGCAACAACCACAAATAGCCTTTAACCGTCTCAAAGATTTAGCACTCACTCAATTAACGGCAGGTAAAGCAGATTTTGAAAGCAAGCTATCCCCTCAAAAAGGAGTTAGCCCAATTACCGTCCATTTATTTGCAGCTTTTTTAAGAGGTTATTTTTCAAATAACCCCATGCAAAGCTACCACAATATTGAAGCCATTCTTAACGCCTACAATTTACCGGGCAGTGGCATCCAACGCATGCAGGTAATATTAGAAACACAAAATGCTTTAAGACAAGCTCTTCATACTTTAAATCCGGATCAAAGAAAAATTCTGAAAGAATTTATGGGAGATGTTTCCGAAACGTTAACACCTCAGGAAATTGCACTAGCACCTGTTGAAACCGATCTCTCTGGTATTGTGCTTGATTTATTAAACGATAATTTACCTATTCGCGCAAACCTGGCACAGTTTGAAAACAGTTCTCATAACCAAGATATAATTAGACCCCTCTTTATTCGTGCAAAATCACAAATTGAAGAAACCATACAAAGCGTAGAAAGTTTTACCGATCCACATTATCTATACGATGTTCTATGTTTTTTTGAATCTACCCCAGGACGCGCTCGTGCTTTAGAAACATTAGGATTAAGCGAAAACGATTTAACTTTAGCCAAAGAGAGTGAGGAAAAACCCCATAACATGTCGGCTAGTACCTGGACTTTAGCCAGGCTAATTACACAACGGGCTAGCAATGTTCAAAATTTATACTATTTATGCGTGGGTGCCAGAATGGTTGTATCTTTAGCAGCAGCCTATGCTTTAGCACCGGCCTATGGCGTTGCTTTTGCCGTAGGCGGAGGACTGGTTCAGTGGGGTTTAGAAGCA is part of the bacterium genome and encodes:
- a CDS encoding MBL fold metallo-hydrolase codes for the protein MTNSIHFIGHASVLAKLGGQNFYIDTNFSTKLLGVSKRQIPVGIDLSNLPQPTALLVTHAHYDHLDLPSYKYFSQNIPIICPEGLGSLISKFLHNPVTELKSGSTHTFGDVSIHAVPTKHYGFRLSGLTYRNCLGYVLEHKNHTIYHPGDTAYGPHFKEIGQKFKIDTACLPIGAYRPLWIMKNRHMGPEDALQAFDDLQAKAMIPIHWGSFKLALDGLNESLEILKTKISGTPMASKIKILNAGEKHPLNS
- a CDS encoding ArsR family transcriptional regulator, whose translation is MKVKKFKIRSLKDSLKNVADVLKKIQAGKKVKPQEGVYFEDMEAMRKILTPERLKLLHYIKTDKPHSIYQVAKGLKKDIKNVADDLNFLSQIGLVEMEETKGARGQKKPVLLYDQITFELTI
- the thiS gene encoding sulfur carrier protein ThiS encodes the protein MDIVVNGNHQKVEHGTSLLALLEHLQVNHSNIAIAINENIVPKSEYTTKLLNHDDKIEIIRPVGGG
- the thiO gene encoding glycine oxidase ThiO, with amino-acid sequence MSNPIVVIGGGVIGLSIAHHLAFRHQDVLVVEKNTCGSGASLKAAGMITPASEVVFGEEKLLNLFIESHKRYPGFVKKLQTLSDLSVDFIANGSLTVALDQDDLKEMNRIFEFHKKLGLPAEKLSKKQLLQMESYLTSDCVEALYSNNEYCIDNRKLVNALVRAIKVQGGKILENTHVTSIAREKNGEYILHNTSTPIKASQVVLASGVETYPSSELTKNIPALRPVKGQALELKTVLDHPITRPIRTIHRFPMYLVPRSDNRLILGATKEEMGFDARVTAGAMLELIYAASRTLPMVEEMEVLSSWAGHRAAFRDHAPVLGPIDDENFVLALGFYRHGIMLTPLIGEIIADYLTERKYSPFMDEWGMGRFK
- a CDS encoding thiazole synthase is translated as MNDLLTIAGKSFSSRLLLGTASYPNLDILTRAIEASATQICTVAIRRINLAETGDEGLIKLLVDKKLHLLPNTAGCYTAREAVLTAKLAREALNTNWIKLEVIGDKYSLYPDTQELLKATEELVKDGFVVLPYTTDDPVVAKKLCDAGAAAVMPLGAPIGSGRGIVNPINIELIKKQSSVPVILDAGIGSASHAALAMELGCDAVLLNTAVANAQNPVLMAGAMKDAVNAGRACFLAGAIPQKKMATPSSPTKGKINWS
- the thiC gene encoding phosphomethylpyrimidine synthase ThiC gives rise to the protein MRAEWILKRKQDKTPTQIFYARHHVITEEMQHVAKTENLSPEFVRQEIAKGRMIIPANKNHKNLVPMAIGIGSLCKINANIGNSAVTSKIDEELEKLHAAVHLGADTVMDLSTGGNIPEIRKAIIEASPVPIGTVPIYEALSRVKKVSDLNIDIMLEVIEEQAEQGVDYMTIHAGVLEEFLQYIPGRITGIVSRGGSMLANWIKHNKKENFLYTHFDRISEVLAKHDVSYSLGDGLRPGCLADASDEAQFGELKVLGELTLKAWEKNVQVMIEGPGHVPADQIEMNVKKQMKLCHEAPFYVLGPLVTDIAPGYDHITSSIGATLAGTAGAAMLCYVTPKEHLGLPNAEDVRQGVVAYKIAAHASDVARHRLGVRDRDDALSRARYNFKWKEQFALSLDPETAQRMHDETLPQDSFKEAHFCSMCGPKFCSMKITQDMDKIAV
- a CDS encoding DUF4911 domain-containing protein, with amino-acid sequence MIKFLIEAYENLMDISTVENYPTDSKIQIRVASDFLNDCLDILADMEKRFPMTRLDDNQTVSQGNY